In one window of Eggerthella guodeyinii DNA:
- a CDS encoding ABC transporter ATP-binding protein, with product MIEVSGVSKRFGAFTALEDVTLTVEDGMVYGLVGYNGAGKTTLLKIIAGVYKPDAGAVRIDGVPMHDDRVSHDSLFIVADEPYFLPQATPETMRSFYRGYYPHWSDDVYERMLALFNLDPTAKVAGFSKGMQRQLGILLGFATGVKTMLLDESFDGLDLGKRNLLKRLLGQYAHEKGASVILSSHNLRELEDAADHLGMIKGCRLTFDDSVAAVHEQYPGSSLEEIFLSEGGNVTEDIRGVFA from the coding sequence ATGATCGAAGTATCAGGCGTGTCGAAGCGCTTCGGCGCCTTCACGGCGCTCGAGGACGTCACGCTCACCGTCGAGGACGGCATGGTGTACGGCCTCGTGGGCTACAACGGCGCGGGCAAGACGACGCTGCTGAAGATCATCGCGGGCGTGTACAAGCCCGACGCGGGCGCGGTGCGCATCGACGGCGTGCCCATGCACGACGACCGGGTGAGCCACGATTCGCTGTTCATCGTGGCCGACGAGCCGTACTTCCTGCCGCAGGCCACCCCGGAGACCATGCGGTCGTTCTACCGCGGGTACTACCCGCACTGGTCCGACGACGTGTACGAGCGGATGCTGGCGCTGTTCAACCTCGACCCCACGGCGAAGGTGGCCGGCTTCTCGAAGGGCATGCAGCGCCAGCTGGGCATCCTGCTGGGGTTCGCCACCGGGGTGAAGACCATGCTGCTGGACGAGAGCTTCGATGGGCTGGACCTGGGCAAGCGCAACCTGTTGAAGCGCCTGCTGGGCCAGTACGCCCACGAGAAGGGCGCGTCGGTCATCCTGAGCTCGCACAACCTGCGCGAGCTGGAGGACGCGGCCGACCATCTGGGCATGATCAAGGGCTGCCGCCTCACGTTCGACGACAGCGTGGCCGCCGTGCACGAGCAGTACCCGGGGTCGTCGCTCGAGGAGATATTCCTCTCCGAGGGCGGCAACGTGACGGAAGACATCCGCGGTGTGTTCGCGTAG
- a CDS encoding ABC transporter ATP-binding protein: MNALEVRNLACGYLGRAVLDDVSFALEPGSAVVLLGPNGVGKTTLFKTMLGFLPSLSGTVLVEGEDVRDWTRRRYAQSVAYVPQSHDAAFGFTVREMVLMGRTPALGGFAAPTREDERIACAVIDELGLGALADRDCTTLSGGERQMVLVARALAQQPRLLVMDEPCANLDLGNQVVVLRRVRELVARGLAVVITSHDPNHAFLLDGGVVCIRRGEGVESGPAREVLTADALAALYGVDVGVGVVEGPQGQAGWACVPFLENERTA, encoded by the coding sequence GTGAACGCGCTCGAGGTGCGCAACCTCGCGTGCGGGTATCTCGGGCGCGCCGTGCTCGACGACGTGTCGTTTGCGCTGGAGCCGGGCAGCGCCGTCGTGCTGCTGGGCCCGAACGGCGTGGGGAAGACCACGCTGTTCAAGACGATGCTCGGTTTCCTGCCGAGCCTGTCCGGCACGGTGCTCGTGGAGGGCGAGGACGTGCGCGACTGGACGCGCAGGCGCTACGCGCAGTCGGTTGCCTACGTGCCCCAGAGCCACGATGCCGCATTCGGCTTCACCGTGCGCGAGATGGTGCTGATGGGGCGCACGCCCGCGCTCGGCGGCTTCGCGGCGCCCACGCGCGAGGACGAGCGCATCGCGTGCGCGGTCATCGACGAGCTGGGGCTGGGCGCGTTGGCGGATCGGGATTGCACGACGCTGTCCGGCGGCGAGCGGCAGATGGTGCTCGTGGCCCGCGCGCTCGCGCAGCAGCCGCGCCTGCTGGTCATGGACGAGCCCTGCGCGAACCTCGACCTGGGCAACCAGGTGGTTGTGCTGCGCCGCGTGCGCGAGCTGGTGGCGAGGGGCTTGGCGGTGGTCATCACCTCGCACGATCCGAACCACGCGTTCCTCCTGGACGGCGGCGTGGTGTGCATCCGCCGCGGCGAAGGCGTGGAGAGCGGGCCGGCGCGCGAGGTGCTCACGGCCGATGCGCTCGCCGCGCTGTACGGCGTCGACGTGGGCGTGGGGGTCGTGGAGGGGCCGCAAGGGCAAGCGGGCTGGGCCTGCGTGCCGTTTCTCGAGAACGAAAGGACGGCGTGA
- a CDS encoding InlB B-repeat-containing protein, with protein sequence MGLRVAVALVLCCGLMIPTTLTNTRAYAEEAVAAASDAEGPQATVEGEQTESDVLGGDVVAEEEGTGSNDTDSTVEAADPDEPAETAASASEEPAGEAGVGDEPAIMAASADVVCEVDGYSVSARHTGTTDNDARQFVEFVINPGYGSVTVTDADALAQSFTIVNSDGSPNSKYTSVTAAVSDDGDSIVVTGELGFALMDGVAHVKTTSSDGLIAGCTAETYVRGSGYVQAPVKFDGIDTVVPSGLNFTAVSQTAGTDTVPASTTFMLTSKANVRSMNHVIWMSDGTSIIPSNGAETNAGYSQTTVAHQHAYLTMSEKDAVASIVSNAYDEEGARTLAQYGYSIKDNGNATFTVTADSPKAGEVIDASIYDDNFLQANGLDMDTPLDDKTSVPSGPATITTTELRGRASSDPSTSSLALKNVGEGWAKAAKTMKVAWLKDGKPTDEQTLTDEQWTLSGNAIKVTRTEEAPVFETTKDDVTKDDPYVQERQYRVTIEAEGFPTVTKDIRFYTNYNSGTLEVRMKNGSEESSVAKTVNFTEEEVNDMLTFQNGSSSCGHTGVRTFSGWGVPITTLLEKSGITFEPGDTLKMRCTDGDGTDKYYWRGGEWTYEELLGNQRYFLSSLYEDKDVQAKFIEAAQNAAEAPENTAFRQAAAAAENTPMTPMISTGYVETMLDSDSIVNATLPTEDNTTVSKLVGKENNFRFIYGITMTQDKHTVSFDAGNGSALTSQTVNGPLMTSTPEQENTTMSSCYWVIGFDIIKGSHTPEAEDTTPDTVTKPADPTRDGYTFAGWYTDEALTQAFDFGSQVDSDMTLYAKWIENGSGENPNPQPEQPATGTKTDAGTGVAASGTVLAADGSAHDANLAVSEYPATSERFQELKKQYAPANNLLFKVFDVELQDANGAVVTDLGADGLTISFPVGTQYNGKPGAVVHLHKNADGTVTEQRTSSDLKVVDGMLTITGVKNFSEFVVMVNDTATQTSAATAATPKTLTKTGDGTPIIPIACFAGAGLALAGICLLMSRKKTHRR encoded by the coding sequence ATGGGGTTGCGCGTTGCGGTGGCGTTGGTGCTGTGTTGCGGCCTGATGATCCCCACCACGCTTACGAACACGCGCGCATACGCCGAGGAGGCGGTTGCGGCGGCTTCCGATGCGGAAGGCCCGCAGGCGACCGTTGAAGGCGAGCAGACCGAATCGGACGTGCTCGGCGGAGACGTTGTCGCCGAAGAAGAGGGAACCGGCTCGAACGATACCGACTCCACCGTGGAGGCTGCCGATCCTGACGAGCCCGCCGAAACGGCTGCTTCCGCATCGGAGGAGCCCGCAGGCGAAGCTGGCGTCGGCGACGAGCCCGCGATCATGGCTGCAAGCGCTGACGTCGTGTGCGAGGTCGACGGCTACAGCGTGAGCGCACGCCACACGGGGACCACGGACAACGATGCCCGGCAGTTCGTCGAGTTCGTCATCAACCCCGGTTACGGCAGCGTGACGGTGACGGATGCGGACGCGTTGGCCCAGAGCTTCACCATCGTGAACAGCGACGGTTCCCCGAACTCCAAGTACACGTCGGTCACGGCTGCCGTGAGCGACGACGGCGATTCCATCGTGGTGACCGGCGAGCTCGGGTTCGCGCTCATGGACGGCGTCGCGCACGTGAAGACCACCTCGTCCGACGGCCTTATCGCCGGCTGCACGGCGGAGACGTACGTGCGCGGTTCCGGCTACGTGCAGGCGCCCGTCAAGTTCGACGGCATCGACACCGTCGTGCCGAGCGGCCTGAACTTCACGGCCGTCAGCCAGACGGCCGGCACCGACACGGTTCCGGCGAGCACTACGTTCATGCTCACGAGCAAGGCGAACGTGCGCTCCATGAACCACGTGATCTGGATGTCGGACGGCACGTCGATCATTCCCTCGAACGGGGCGGAGACGAACGCCGGGTACTCTCAGACGACCGTCGCGCATCAGCATGCGTACCTGACGATGAGCGAGAAAGACGCCGTCGCCTCCATCGTGTCGAACGCCTACGATGAGGAAGGGGCCCGCACGTTGGCCCAGTACGGCTATTCCATCAAGGACAACGGCAACGCCACGTTCACGGTGACGGCCGACAGCCCCAAGGCCGGCGAGGTCATCGACGCGTCCATCTACGACGACAACTTCCTGCAGGCAAACGGCCTGGACATGGACACGCCGCTCGACGACAAGACGTCCGTGCCCTCCGGTCCTGCCACCATCACCACGACCGAGCTGCGCGGTCGCGCATCGTCCGATCCTTCGACGTCCTCCCTCGCCCTCAAGAACGTGGGAGAGGGATGGGCCAAGGCGGCCAAGACCATGAAGGTCGCTTGGCTCAAGGACGGCAAGCCGACGGACGAGCAGACGCTCACCGATGAGCAGTGGACGCTGTCCGGCAATGCCATCAAGGTGACGCGCACCGAGGAAGCCCCAGTGTTCGAGACCACGAAGGACGATGTGACGAAGGACGATCCTTATGTCCAGGAGCGCCAGTACCGCGTGACCATCGAGGCCGAGGGCTTTCCGACGGTGACGAAGGATATCCGCTTCTACACGAATTACAACAGCGGCACGCTCGAGGTTCGCATGAAGAACGGCTCTGAGGAGTCTTCGGTAGCCAAGACGGTGAACTTCACCGAAGAAGAGGTCAACGATATGCTGACCTTCCAGAACGGCAGCTCGTCGTGCGGTCACACCGGCGTGCGCACGTTCTCGGGCTGGGGCGTGCCCATCACGACGCTGCTGGAGAAGTCCGGCATCACCTTCGAGCCGGGCGATACGCTCAAGATGCGCTGCACCGACGGTGACGGCACCGACAAGTACTATTGGCGCGGCGGCGAGTGGACCTATGAAGAGCTGCTGGGCAACCAGCGCTATTTCCTGAGCTCGCTTTACGAGGACAAGGACGTTCAGGCCAAGTTCATCGAGGCGGCCCAGAATGCCGCAGAGGCGCCTGAGAACACGGCGTTCCGCCAGGCGGCCGCCGCGGCGGAGAACACGCCCATGACGCCCATGATCTCCACCGGCTACGTCGAGACGATGCTCGATTCCGACAGCATCGTGAACGCGACGCTTCCCACGGAGGACAACACCACGGTGAGCAAGCTCGTGGGCAAGGAGAACAACTTCCGCTTCATCTACGGCATCACCATGACGCAGGACAAGCACACGGTGTCGTTCGATGCCGGCAACGGAAGCGCCTTGACCTCCCAGACGGTGAACGGACCGCTCATGACCTCGACGCCCGAGCAGGAGAACACCACCATGAGCTCGTGCTACTGGGTCATCGGCTTCGATATCATCAAGGGCTCCCATACGCCCGAAGCGGAAGACACCACCCCGGACACGGTGACGAAGCCCGCCGATCCCACGCGCGACGGTTACACGTTCGCCGGCTGGTACACCGACGAGGCTCTGACGCAGGCGTTCGATTTCGGATCGCAGGTCGACTCGGACATGACGCTGTATGCCAAGTGGATCGAGAACGGCTCGGGCGAGAATCCGAATCCTCAGCCTGAGCAGCCCGCCACGGGCACCAAGACCGATGCGGGCACGGGCGTTGCCGCGAGCGGGACGGTGCTGGCTGCCGATGGTTCCGCCCACGACGCCAACCTGGCCGTGAGCGAGTACCCGGCGACGAGCGAGCGCTTCCAGGAGCTGAAGAAGCAGTACGCGCCGGCGAACAACCTGTTGTTCAAGGTGTTCGACGTGGAGCTGCAGGATGCGAACGGCGCCGTGGTCACTGACCTGGGAGCCGATGGCCTGACCATCTCGTTCCCGGTTGGGACGCAGTACAACGGCAAGCCGGGTGCCGTCGTGCATCTGCATAAGAACGCCGACGGCACGGTGACCGAGCAGCGCACGTCCAGCGACCTGAAGGTGGTCGACGGCATGCTGACCATCACGGGCGTCAAGAACTTCTCGGAGTTCGTCGTCATGGTGAACGATACCGCGACGCAGACGTCCGCAGCGACGGCGGCGACGCCGAAGACGCTGACGAAGACGGGCGACGGCACGCCGATCATCCCGATCGCCTGCTTTGCGGGCGCGGGCCTGGCGCTTGCCGGCATATGCCTGCTCATGAGTCGCAAGAAGACCCATCGTCGCTAG
- a CDS encoding FecCD family ABC transporter permease: MDGSIAAEDERAASAPAASEVLSASTGAGAARRRKAVVLTALTAAVVAVLAFSLTLGRYDMDFGQLLALLAAPFAGGDALQTADANVFFTIRLPRVLAALIVGAALSGAGCAFQGIFKNPMVSPDLLGASAGACFGAAAGILLSFGSLGIEIAAFAMGITAVFVSYALSSVIGRRMGGVLVLVLSGLVVGNLFQAFTSAVKFLADPNSQLPEITFWLMGGLSSVREGDLLGLAAAFAVGTVGLMVLRWRINVMALGDDEARSLGVDVKRTRLAVIGFATLLTSASVAVAGMVGWVGLIVPHLARFLVGSDHRALVPASMLLGGAFLMLVDDVCRSVYTTEIPLSILTAILGAPLFVYLICRQRRSS; this comes from the coding sequence ATGGACGGATCGATCGCCGCCGAGGACGAGCGTGCGGCTTCGGCCCCTGCGGCATCCGAGGTCCTTTCGGCCTCGACCGGCGCCGGGGCGGCGCGGCGGCGCAAGGCCGTCGTGCTGACGGCGCTCACCGCGGCTGTGGTCGCCGTGCTCGCGTTCTCGTTGACGCTCGGGCGCTACGACATGGACTTCGGCCAGCTGCTGGCCCTGCTCGCCGCGCCGTTCGCGGGCGGGGACGCCCTGCAGACTGCCGACGCCAACGTGTTCTTCACCATTCGGCTGCCCCGCGTGCTCGCGGCGCTCATCGTGGGCGCGGCGCTCTCGGGCGCGGGCTGCGCGTTCCAGGGCATCTTCAAGAACCCCATGGTGTCGCCCGACCTGCTGGGCGCGTCGGCGGGCGCGTGCTTCGGCGCGGCTGCGGGCATCCTGCTGTCGTTCGGCAGCCTCGGGATCGAGATCGCCGCGTTCGCCATGGGCATTACGGCCGTGTTCGTCAGCTACGCGCTGTCGAGCGTCATCGGGCGCCGCATGGGCGGCGTGCTGGTGCTCGTGCTCTCGGGCCTCGTGGTGGGCAACCTCTTCCAGGCGTTCACCTCGGCGGTCAAGTTCCTCGCCGACCCGAACTCCCAGCTGCCCGAGATCACGTTCTGGCTCATGGGCGGCTTGTCGAGCGTGCGCGAGGGCGACCTGCTGGGCCTCGCGGCGGCGTTCGCCGTGGGCACCGTGGGGCTCATGGTGCTGCGGTGGCGCATCAACGTGATGGCGCTCGGCGACGACGAGGCGCGCTCGCTGGGCGTGGACGTGAAGCGCACGCGGCTCGCCGTCATCGGCTTCGCGACGCTGCTCACCTCCGCGTCGGTGGCGGTGGCCGGCATGGTGGGCTGGGTGGGCCTCATCGTGCCGCATCTGGCGCGCTTCCTCGTAGGATCGGACCATCGCGCGCTCGTGCCGGCGTCCATGCTGCTGGGCGGCGCGTTCCTCATGCTTGTCGACGACGTGTGCCGCAGCGTCTACACCACCGAGATACCGCTGTCCATCCTCACGGCCATCCTGGGCGCGCCGCTGTTCGTGTACCTCATCTGCCGTCAGAGGAGGTCGTCGTGA
- a CDS encoding heavy-metal-associated domain-containing protein, whose amino-acid sequence MVEETLRVTGMHCPKCTARVEKAVGALAGVESVVADHEADTVRLAYDGTPETLAAAKAAITAEEFAVEG is encoded by the coding sequence ATGGTTGAAGAGACGTTGAGGGTTACGGGGATGCACTGCCCGAAGTGCACGGCGCGCGTGGAGAAGGCCGTGGGCGCGCTGGCGGGCGTGGAGTCGGTGGTCGCCGACCACGAGGCCGACACGGTGAGGCTCGCCTACGACGGCACCCCCGAAACCCTCGCCGCCGCCAAAGCCGCCATCACCGCCGAGGAATTCGCGGTGGAGGGGTAG
- a CDS encoding helix-turn-helix transcriptional regulator — MSTTQSTYVGEGGYTVPVRTTILTFVGFSSLLAWLQTSEQLCLARDAAVHNGSFAAGVTFAVALLLYGLLNRLIAFEPSRRFIAVTSAVAAACGIGYAVADGDGIRLLLFCLQTASCAVLAVSWGERLTRLTYRTLIPLACAAGACASSVLAACLLAPAPAALLVQAALPMCAGLCLLAKSNGDAPDVPTASSGPLTLDPIELTALRTTPWMLIAVISLCTLAAGLFAGMATNPYLANSHVVVSDMLIATLGGLAVMGIGGWAFFRWYVTRRTTERPESFDEPHVAIPFMHVSSSVAFILLIAGLLLFSTKLPGTMTAALGLVLGAKNCLVVLCWTLFPRAIADAKLPFVPCFALLVLGSGTLYASFLGAWVNKSMSIGFDALTSTATVLIAFIAVLTILYMAARVRHMSARQRMQEEPAAPAPLSLEEIRNALRAHQQHLMEPYGLTEREQQIVTMIIDGQTMGGIAEELFITERTVKFHSKNAYDKLGVHSKKELMQMFSDLPGAFEGAHRSTPPPHENRSA; from the coding sequence ATGTCGACCACGCAAAGCACGTACGTCGGGGAAGGGGGCTATACTGTGCCCGTGCGTACGACGATACTGACATTCGTGGGATTTTCCAGTCTGCTCGCTTGGCTTCAAACCAGCGAGCAGCTTTGCCTCGCCCGCGATGCGGCGGTGCACAACGGCAGCTTCGCCGCCGGCGTCACCTTCGCCGTCGCGCTGCTGCTCTACGGTCTGCTCAACCGTCTGATCGCATTCGAGCCAAGCAGGCGCTTCATCGCCGTGACGTCCGCCGTCGCAGCCGCGTGCGGCATCGGGTACGCCGTCGCCGACGGAGACGGTATTCGCCTGCTGCTCTTCTGCCTGCAAACGGCAAGCTGCGCGGTGCTCGCCGTGTCATGGGGAGAGCGTCTCACGCGCCTCACCTACCGGACGCTCATTCCCCTCGCGTGCGCTGCCGGCGCCTGCGCGAGCAGCGTGCTGGCCGCTTGCCTGCTCGCCCCCGCTCCGGCGGCCCTGCTCGTCCAGGCCGCGCTGCCCATGTGCGCAGGCCTCTGCCTGCTTGCCAAGTCGAACGGGGATGCCCCCGACGTGCCCACGGCAAGCAGCGGCCCCCTCACGCTCGATCCCATCGAGCTGACGGCGCTGCGCACCACGCCCTGGATGCTCATCGCGGTCATAAGCTTGTGCACGCTCGCGGCGGGCCTGTTCGCAGGGATGGCCACCAATCCCTACCTCGCCAATTCGCACGTGGTGGTGTCCGACATGCTCATCGCCACGCTGGGCGGGCTTGCGGTCATGGGCATTGGAGGATGGGCGTTCTTCCGGTGGTACGTGACCCGTCGAACGACGGAGCGTCCCGAAAGCTTCGACGAGCCGCACGTGGCGATACCGTTCATGCACGTGAGCTCGAGCGTGGCGTTCATCCTGCTGATCGCCGGGCTGCTGCTGTTCTCGACGAAGCTTCCAGGCACCATGACCGCAGCCCTCGGACTCGTGCTCGGCGCGAAGAACTGCCTCGTCGTGCTATGCTGGACCCTTTTCCCGCGGGCGATCGCGGATGCCAAGCTGCCGTTCGTTCCCTGCTTCGCCCTGCTCGTGTTGGGCAGCGGCACGCTGTACGCGTCCTTCCTGGGGGCATGGGTCAACAAGAGCATGTCCATCGGCTTCGATGCGCTCACCAGCACGGCCACGGTGCTCATCGCCTTCATCGCCGTGCTCACCATCCTCTACATGGCCGCGCGCGTGCGTCATATGAGCGCGCGGCAGCGCATGCAGGAAGAGCCCGCGGCGCCCGCTCCGCTCAGTCTCGAAGAGATCCGCAATGCCCTGAGAGCCCACCAGCAGCACCTGATGGAGCCCTACGGTCTGACCGAGCGCGAGCAGCAGATCGTGACGATGATCATCGACGGCCAGACGATGGGAGGCATTGCGGAGGAGCTGTTCATCACCGAGCGCACGGTGAAGTTCCACAGCAAGAACGCCTACGACAAGCTCGGCGTGCACAGCAAGAAGGAACTCATGCAGATGTTCTCCGATTTGCCGGGCGCGTTCGAGGGCGCTCATAGGAGCACCCCCCCCCCGCATGAAAATCGGAGCGCCTAG
- the modD gene encoding ModD protein, which yields MLRLSDARIDGFIAEDVPYVDLTCAVLGVGDEPGEMAYFTREDCVLAGANVVRRIMGKLGCDVVEARRDGERAAAGEEFFRVRGTAGDLHAAWKVCLNVFDHLSAVATKTRAMVDAAHAANPRCEVLTTRKSMPGAKDLLTEAVMAGGAFPHRLGLSETVLVFDHHLTFFGGFDAFVEQLPAIKGRCIEKKLFVEADAERARVLARAGVDGIQVDKVPVAELAPLVQELRAIDPRVTLIAAGGVNPQNAGAYAATGVDGLATTAPFAAKPLDMSVRMSRR from the coding sequence ATGTTGAGACTATCCGATGCGCGTATCGACGGGTTCATCGCCGAGGACGTGCCCTACGTCGACCTCACGTGCGCGGTGCTGGGCGTCGGCGACGAGCCGGGCGAGATGGCGTACTTCACGCGCGAGGACTGCGTGCTGGCCGGCGCGAACGTGGTGCGGCGCATCATGGGCAAGCTCGGCTGCGACGTGGTGGAGGCGCGCCGCGACGGTGAGCGCGCGGCCGCGGGCGAGGAGTTCTTCCGCGTGCGCGGCACCGCGGGCGACCTGCATGCGGCGTGGAAGGTGTGCTTGAACGTGTTCGACCACCTGTCCGCCGTGGCGACGAAGACCCGCGCGATGGTGGATGCGGCGCATGCCGCGAACCCGCGCTGCGAGGTGCTGACCACGCGCAAGAGCATGCCGGGTGCGAAGGACCTGCTGACCGAGGCCGTCATGGCCGGAGGGGCGTTCCCGCATCGGCTGGGGCTGTCCGAGACGGTGCTCGTGTTCGACCATCACCTCACGTTCTTCGGCGGCTTCGACGCGTTCGTGGAGCAGCTGCCGGCCATCAAGGGCCGCTGCATCGAGAAGAAGCTGTTCGTGGAGGCCGACGCCGAGCGCGCTCGCGTGCTGGCGCGCGCCGGGGTGGACGGCATCCAGGTGGACAAGGTGCCGGTAGCCGAGCTGGCGCCGCTCGTGCAGGAGCTGCGCGCCATCGACCCGCGCGTCACGCTCATCGCGGCCGGCGGCGTGAACCCGCAGAACGCGGGCGCGTACGCGGCCACCGGCGTGGACGGCCTCGCCACGACGGCCCCCTTCGCCGCCAAGCCCCTCGACATGAGCGTGCGCATGAGCCGCCGGTAG